One part of the Chryseobacterium sp. 7 genome encodes these proteins:
- a CDS encoding GNAT family N-acetyltransferase yields MEKFPIIQTERLILSELEEKDIPFIVEYLQHRIFSDLTSNIPFPYVEDDARSWLKMSKEAFENHTGYIFAIRNKEGQIMGGIGLSDRDDDKAELGYWIGVPYWNKGLVTEAAKAIVDFGFKKLEFNKIFATHFLHNPASGRIMEKIGMEQEAVLKQEMKKDGEYFDIVRYSIFKD; encoded by the coding sequence ATGGAAAAATTTCCAATCATACAAACCGAAAGATTGATTCTTTCAGAACTGGAAGAAAAGGACATCCCTTTTATTGTAGAGTATCTTCAGCATAGGATTTTCTCTGATCTTACGTCCAATATTCCTTTCCCATATGTAGAAGATGATGCCAGATCCTGGTTGAAAATGTCAAAAGAAGCTTTTGAGAATCATACAGGATATATATTTGCGATCCGTAATAAAGAAGGGCAGATTATGGGGGGAATTGGTCTGAGTGACAGGGATGATGATAAAGCAGAACTGGGATACTGGATAGGAGTTCCTTACTGGAATAAAGGACTGGTAACCGAAGCTGCAAAAGCGATTGTAGATTTTGGATTTAAAAAACTGGAGTTCAATAAAATTTTTGCCACTCATTTTCTTCATAATCCGGCTTCAGGAAGAATTATGGAGAAAATAGGAATGGAGCAGGAAGCTGTCCTAAAACAGGAAATGAAGAAAGACGGAGAATATTTTGACATCGTGAGATATTCAATTTTTAAAGACTGA
- a CDS encoding leucine-rich repeat domain-containing protein — MKTKEELKLYFENGDVPRQEDFWEWQNSYWHKDEKISTQKVSGLENGTYNIIYAEMDKDKNASMEFFLKRKVIVPPGTLRIPQYFTMGIMITDIQIPDGIVSIGENAFLSSQLTSITIPNTVTEIQKLAFASNKLTSLRLPENLSAIGYGAFSGNEISDLLLPKKLKVIEEALFSSNKLTSVIIPDDVTEIKNYAFGNNLITSVHIPQNVLNIESGAFSGNKLTEVVLGENTKYHMYSFDPEVQVTGGQLIN; from the coding sequence ATGAAAACAAAAGAAGAATTAAAGCTCTATTTTGAAAATGGAGATGTCCCCAGACAGGAAGACTTTTGGGAATGGCAGAACTCATACTGGCATAAGGATGAGAAAATTTCTACACAAAAGGTTTCAGGACTGGAGAATGGTACATATAATATCATTTACGCTGAAATGGATAAAGATAAAAATGCCTCAATGGAATTTTTTCTAAAAAGAAAAGTAATTGTACCACCGGGAACTTTAAGGATTCCCCAATATTTTACAATGGGCATAATGATAACAGATATACAAATACCTGACGGTATCGTAAGTATTGGAGAAAATGCTTTTTTAAGCTCACAACTTACTTCCATTACGATCCCTAATACCGTTACTGAAATTCAGAAGCTTGCATTTGCAAGTAATAAACTCACCTCGCTCCGACTTCCTGAAAATCTATCTGCAATTGGTTACGGCGCATTTTCAGGTAATGAAATTTCAGATTTGTTGCTCCCAAAGAAACTTAAAGTCATTGAAGAAGCTTTATTCAGCTCCAATAAACTTACTTCTGTAATCATTCCTGATGACGTTACTGAAATTAAAAATTATGCTTTCGGAAATAACCTTATTACATCTGTACATATTCCACAAAATGTTCTCAATATTGAGTCGGGGGCATTTTCAGGCAACAAACTAACAGAGGTTGTATTAGGAGAAAACACCAAATATCACATGTATTCTTTTGATCCTGAAGTTCAGGTAACCGGAGGGCAACTTATTAATTAA
- a CDS encoding type III pantothenate kinase, translating into MNSIVINVGNSNIRFGLFNGDNCDISWVINTKPYRTADELYVQMLMLYQTYKIDPKEIDKVIIGSVVPQLTKVMSSGIKKIHGTTPVIVDRSTPSAVQAKSKQMGTDIYANLVAAHNLYPGKKKIVIDFGTALTASCVAETGETLGVIIAPGIVTSLNSLINQTAQLPDIELKKPKSVLGLDTVTCMQSGMVYGFLGMVEGFVARINEEVNDDCFVVATGGVSHVYKPLTDKIHVMDRLHTLKGLYFLGKDL; encoded by the coding sequence ATGAATTCAATTGTAATAAATGTAGGAAACAGCAATATCAGATTTGGTCTTTTCAATGGTGATAATTGTGATATTTCTTGGGTAATCAACACAAAACCTTACAGAACAGCAGATGAACTTTATGTACAGATGCTAATGTTATATCAAACCTATAAAATTGATCCTAAAGAAATTGATAAGGTTATCATAGGCTCCGTAGTACCTCAGCTTACGAAGGTAATGAGCTCCGGGATCAAAAAAATTCATGGGACGACTCCTGTAATTGTAGATAGATCCACTCCTTCCGCAGTTCAGGCAAAATCCAAACAGATGGGAACAGATATCTATGCCAACCTTGTGGCGGCACATAATCTGTATCCTGGTAAGAAAAAGATTGTTATTGATTTTGGAACCGCTCTTACAGCAAGTTGTGTAGCAGAAACAGGGGAGACTTTAGGAGTAATTATTGCTCCGGGAATTGTTACCTCTCTGAATTCATTAATTAACCAGACAGCACAGCTTCCGGATATTGAACTGAAGAAACCAAAATCTGTTTTGGGCCTGGATACGGTAACCTGTATGCAAAGTGGTATGGTATATGGCTTTCTTGGAATGGTAGAAGGTTTTGTAGCCCGTATTAATGAGGAAGTGAATGATGACTGTTTTGTGGTGGCAACAGGAGGTGTTTCTCATGTTTACAAACCTCTTACGGATAAAATTCATGTGATGGACAGGCTTCATACCCTGAAAGGTCTTTATTTTCTTGGAAAAGATTTATAA
- a CDS encoding nucleoside deaminase, protein MFTDEYYMKMALQEAEVALEKDEVPIGCVVVTNNRIIARAHNLTETLNDVTAHAEMQAITSAANFLGGKYLKNCTLYVTMEPCVMCSGALSWSQISKVVIGARDEQRGFINKHLSLHPKTEIITGVMEAECSSIVKDFFKSKR, encoded by the coding sequence ATGTTTACTGACGAATATTATATGAAAATGGCGCTGCAGGAAGCAGAAGTCGCTTTAGAAAAAGATGAGGTTCCTATTGGATGTGTGGTGGTTACTAACAACCGTATTATCGCAAGAGCCCATAACCTCACCGAAACGTTGAACGATGTTACTGCCCATGCTGAAATGCAGGCCATCACCTCAGCCGCCAATTTCCTTGGAGGAAAATATTTAAAAAACTGTACACTTTACGTAACTATGGAGCCCTGTGTAATGTGTTCCGGTGCACTCTCCTGGTCTCAGATTTCAAAAGTGGTGATTGGGGCCAGGGATGAACAAAGAGGATTTATCAACAAGCATCTTTCCTTACATCCTAAAACCGAAATCATTACAGGAGTTATGGAAGCAGAATGTTCTTCTATCGTAAAAGATTTTTTTAAAAGTAAGAGATAG
- a CDS encoding helix-turn-helix transcriptional regulator: MKKDFYLTRYALIIKRLESSPATYSQLEHYLLNSFEFQDADIKSYSIRTLQRDIREISDLFNLSIHNKKKGDNRYYIESRPIMEVDEYNQKLLESFQVSNAMNTHPDFSDFIFFESRKPTGVEHFYDLFFAIRNKRVVSFEHYNYKNKLMTSRKVHPLALKESKDRWYLIAIDTKDKVLKSFGLDRINYLDVSKNQFREKYKYNFREHFKNAFGVMNLAEQKPQNIVLKCSRHQGEYIRSFPLHQSQKETKETPEEIYFEFFLHPTYDFMQEILSFGKEVTVLEPKGLVDDIRNHLQESLNRYLES; encoded by the coding sequence ATGAAGAAAGATTTTTATCTGACAAGATATGCCTTAATTATAAAAAGATTAGAAAGTTCTCCAGCTACTTATTCCCAGCTGGAGCACTATCTTTTGAATTCTTTTGAATTCCAGGATGCCGATATCAAAAGTTATTCTATCCGTACCCTGCAGAGAGATATCCGCGAGATTTCTGATCTCTTCAATCTTTCCATCCACAACAAGAAAAAAGGAGACAATCGATACTATATTGAGAGCCGTCCCATTATGGAAGTGGATGAGTACAATCAAAAATTACTGGAATCTTTCCAGGTGAGTAACGCAATGAATACCCACCCCGACTTTTCAGATTTCATCTTTTTCGAAAGCCGTAAACCAACCGGTGTGGAGCACTTCTATGACCTGTTCTTTGCCATCCGAAATAAAAGAGTGGTGAGCTTTGAACACTACAACTACAAAAACAAACTGATGACTTCCAGAAAAGTTCATCCTTTAGCTCTGAAAGAATCCAAAGACCGATGGTATCTTATTGCCATTGATACAAAAGATAAAGTTTTAAAATCTTTCGGGCTGGATAGAATCAATTATTTGGATGTATCCAAAAATCAGTTCAGAGAGAAGTACAAATACAACTTCAGAGAGCATTTCAAAAATGCATTCGGAGTGATGAATCTGGCAGAACAGAAACCACAGAATATTGTTTTAAAATGCAGCCGTCATCAGGGAGAATATATCAGAAGTTTTCCTCTTCATCAATCTCAGAAAGAAACCAAGGAAACTCCGGAAGAAATATATTTTGAGTTCTTCCTCCACCCTACTTACGACTTTATGCAGGAAATTCTTTCTTTCGGGAAAGAAGTTACCGTTCTGGAACCGAAAGGTTTAGTTGATGACATTCGCAATCATTTACAGGAATCTTTGAACCGTTATCTGGAGAGTTAA